A genomic region of Sarcophilus harrisii chromosome 6, mSarHar1.11, whole genome shotgun sequence contains the following coding sequences:
- the LOC100930819 gene encoding olfactory receptor 5B12-like yields MENCSEVKEFILVGLTDNLKLQVPLFIIFTIIYLITVVGNLGLVILILGDSRLHTPMYFFLSNLSLVDLGYSSTITPKVMAGFLPGDKTISYSECAAQMYFFVYFATVDTYLLVAMAYDRQVAVCKPLHYTTIMTPNVCLILAIGSYISGFIFASIHTGNTFTLHFCNSNIIHHFFCDIPALLVLSRSVSYVHEVVVFSAVGFNVFFTLFFILKSYFFIFIAILRMRSAEGRQKAFSTCASHFTAVSIFYGTVIFMYLQPSSRHSMDIDKMASVFYTMVIPMLNPMVYSLRNKEVNNAFRKIMEKTKSSLGISF; encoded by the coding sequence ATGGAGAATTGTTCAGAAGTGAAGGAGTTCATCCTTGTGGGATTAACAGATAACCTGAAGCTTCAGGTCCCCCTCTTTATAATATTCACTATCATCTACCTCATCACTGTGGTAGGGAACCTGGGATTGGTAATTCTGATATTGGGGGACTCCCGTCTTCACACACCCATGTACTTTTTCCTCAGTAACCTCTCTCTGGTAGATTTGGGTTACTCTTCAACCATTACTCCTAAAGTGATGGCTGGTTTCCTTCCAGGGGACAAAACCATCTCCTATAGTGAATGTGCTGCACAGATGTATTTCTTTGTGTACTTTGCCACAGTTGACACTTATCTCCTGGTTGCTATGGCCTATGATCGCCAGGTAGCTGTGTGTAAACCTCTCCATTACACCACCATTATGACACCCAATGTATGTCTTATTTTGGCCATTGGTTCATATATCTCTGGTTTTATTTTTGCCTCCATTCACACAGGAAACACCTTTACCCTCCACTTTTGCAATTCCAATATTATCCACCACTTTTTCTGTGATATTCCAGCCCTTTTGGTTCTCTCCCGCTCTGTCTCCTATGTCCATGAAGTAGTCGTCTTCTCTGCTGTAGGATTCAATGTATTCTTTAccctttttttcattctgaaatcctactttttcattttcattgctaTTTTGAGGATGCGTTCAGCTGAGGGCCGCCAGAAAGCATTCTCCACCTGTGCTTCCCATTTCACAGCTGTGTCCATATTCTATGGGACAGTGATCTTCATGTACTTACAACCCAGCTCTAGGCATTCCATGGATATAGACAAAATGGCTTCAGTGTTCTACACTATGGTCATCCCCATGTTGAATCCTATGGTCTATAGTCTGAGGAATAAGGAAGTCAACAATGCTTTTAGGAAAATCATGGAGAAGACAAAATCTTCATTAGGCATCTCCTTTTAG